The following DNA comes from Anastrepha obliqua isolate idAnaObli1 chromosome 1, idAnaObli1_1.0, whole genome shotgun sequence.
TATAagtcgaaccatcttgatttggctatgaatctgcctattttgtctatttgtttttctgcaatttctttcaagttaaccatTGATAATTCTTCAagcattctatgtcgtagagAATCCAGACTTGGGCACTTACGCACACACTGTTTCCTTAGATTTTTCTTGATTGCAGTTTGTACATCTATCGCTGTGGGGTGCCCTTCCATCTTCCTTGCACGGTCTCCCAAaggccagtgaccggttaatgctgacgtaattctgaatatgcctgctcgtggctttcttaacaactcgaCAGTTCTGGATGTGTCGAAATTGggccacgtttgtttagttattttgcaggtatccctGTTAGTCCACCTGTTAACGGCCTGCTTCGGGAATAGCGGGAAGATCTGCCTTTTGCGCACGCCTTGTGGACAGCCGATTTCTACCGCTTCGGACGCTTTCTCATATCCTTCTATGTAGGAGATATTCTTTGCCTTGGAAAGAGGTTACAAAGAACTTATCTCTGATAACTCATTCCATATTTCTAATGGCTTGAGTTTCTTGGTGTACAGTTTGAAAAGACAGCCGAAAGGCTTAGACGCCTTTTCAGAGGGAAATAATATCCATTAATTATGCGGAGTTCACAtttgtatttacaatatttaaggtCGGTTTACATTATTTCAGTAGTAAAAACCTCCTCTCTTTTTGTTGAGAGTTTGGTCGAgtttctcttttaatttgttacgtgcgtattgatgttgttaagAAAATGGAGGGGTTTGCCTTTTATGATGCCTTCGAACGGGAGATGGTTCTTATGAgtaggtttttcatggcagaaatacactcggaagcttAACATTTACAACCCATCGGTATTAGAAGAAATCTTTCTCTCCGTTTACACGACTTCAATTGCACTGGAAATCCCGCACTGGGTTGAAAAGTAGATCACCAATCTAATCACTGTGTTGAATTCCCAGTGCAGTTCGAATTCCTAGGCTGAAGGGCTACTGGAACAATGTGAGCGGGGAgtaaaatgaaaagcaaaatattttctctaaatgaCCTGAGATTTTTCTTATGCGATCTGTTTCAATACAGATTTTGGAAATAATTCAATAGTTTCGGGGATTTAAAGCGGTTCATGATGAATTATCATTTTGAGTTCTTTCTATTATAAATTAGTATGGTGATTCTCGGCCGCCGAATGgactggtgcgtgactactattcgggagTGCGAGGTTCGAgtctctgtgcatgaaacaccaaaattttttctagtagcggtcgctcctcggcaggcaacgggaaactgagagtatttctgccttgtaggtccttccaattattgaacaacatcaagacgcatgccacaaataggaggaggagctcatccaaacacctaatagaagtgtacgcgctaattatttatttcttatgatgagTTTCTAGACTCGTTTTATTGGTAATTTGTAAACACTACATTTGGTTTGACTTtataaaaacttgaattttaaaCCTTTCTGGGTTCACGTGCATACATGGTGCGTATAACGGCAAATCCCTTATAACTTATTTGAAgcatctgcaaaaaaaaatattttttttttaattcttaaatcaCATAAAGTTCAACTAGACGGTACCCACACCCGTCATCGTAGACATAGTGACAGTAACTAAGGAAGTAGCTTGCAACTTGGCTGGTTTTTGGGCGCGTTGCATTAttagtaatataatttttttataacgcaAATCAGCATCATACCAATTGCGATTGTAAACCGCTTGGCTGATATTTTCACTCTAAAAGCGTTAAAGAGAGAAAGGGGGAGAGAGAGAGGAAGCTAGatagataaaatttattatttatagaaaaatattaactacCGCCTCTAAAACTCCCTGTGCATAATAGCATATGAGAAAAATTTGCACCCACGAACAGAAGAAAAAGAACACCAACATCAGTAACGAATCAATGCTGGCGCCAATGGTGATGTGAAAGAGCACAAAACAGATGATCAGCACGGTGAAGGTAAAACTGATGAACAATGAAAtgccaaaaatttcattaaactcCTGTGAGAgtctaaaaataagaaatttacaCAGCAAActgttgaaaaagtcaaatatgTTCACTCACTTCAAAACCATCTGATGTTTGACGATAATGTCACGCAGGAACTGCAAATCCCTCGCACTGCACGCCAAAGCACTTTTCTTGTGCTTCTTCTCGGTATCACTTCCCAAACCCGCTGCATGCGTTTCAAGTTGCCTGGCCAGTCGGCGGTAGTGCATAATTAGTTGCACAGCTACAGCACTCAGGAGCAAATCATTGGCCAATTGCCCGGAGAAAGACGCCTGTCCGGCACCCATTTGATGGATCAGCATCGGATAGAAGCGCCAATTACCACGCCAATCAAATGGCATCCAACAATAATAGGGCAACTCCATGATCACTTCACGTATCCCCAACCAAAAGTCATTAATGAGATAGTTGAGCAGCGGAAAGAGATTATAGCTCCAGACTAACAC
Coding sequences within:
- the LOC129253110 gene encoding putative odorant receptor 85d; the encoded protein is MPEHPDHPVHFESFNYLANIFYASFGLDAYEKVGVQPTKRALRLRRLLQKIYFIIVITNKNICLLSEFMYILLAFANNKNFEEATKLTSFMGFVIVSDIKVFSIWSQRARIGALMRDLYALYPKTLAEQQLYNVKGELQRYKRFAYAFILLHEVLVWSYNLFPLLNYLINDFWLGIREVIMELPYYCWMPFDWRGNWRFYPMLIHQMGAGQASFSGQLANDLLLSAVAVQLIMHYRRLARQLETHAAGLGSDTEKNENISQAVYNRNWYDADLRYKKIILLIMQRAQKPAKLQATSLVTVTMSTMTGMLQISYKGFAVIRTMYAREPRKV